A single Nitrosospira multiformis ATCC 25196 DNA region contains:
- the polX gene encoding DNA polymerase/3'-5' exonuclease PolX — protein sequence MRMPSHNADIAAVFEEIANLLEIEGANPFRIRAYRNAVQAIGALSTEAYVLLENKEDLTELPGIGRDLAGKIEEIIATGHCALLDRLQTELPPAVTELLKVPGLGPKRVRHLYHDLDVQTVEQLYGAAREGRIRALSGFGEKTELNILQAIEAHTDQKGRFKLAVAAQYAEPLRAFLADVPGVKEAIVAGSYRRMRETVGDLDIVVTAASGSPVMERFTGYEEVAEILAAGSTRASVVLKCGLQVDLRVVADESYGAALHYFTGSKAHNVAVRYIAQKKGLKVNEYGVFRGKNRIAGETEESVYRAAGLSFIPPELRENRGEIDVARTRKLPRLVELCDLRGDLHTHTKATDGHNTLREMALAGKSHGLEYIAVTDHSRGLRVTRGLDPLRLKRQCDEIDALNEELEGITLLKGIEVDILEDGTLDLPDHVLAQLDLVVGAVHSKFELPRARQTERILRAMEHPHFTVLAHPNGRLIPQRPPYDIDMPRIIREAGRRGCFLELNAQPERLDLFDIYCQMAKEEGVLVSINSDAHSTFDFANLRFGIGQARRGWLEKQDVLNTRSLEELRILIARTMQRPNTCGPYKRQTKPQIRSGKNVR from the coding sequence ATGCGCATGCCCAGCCATAATGCCGATATCGCCGCTGTCTTCGAAGAGATTGCCAATCTGCTCGAGATCGAAGGCGCAAACCCTTTTCGGATACGCGCCTACCGTAACGCAGTCCAGGCAATAGGCGCCCTTTCCACCGAAGCGTACGTGCTGCTCGAAAACAAGGAAGACCTGACGGAGCTTCCCGGCATAGGGCGCGATCTTGCAGGCAAGATCGAAGAAATTATTGCCACCGGCCATTGCGCCTTGCTGGATCGGCTGCAAACCGAGCTTCCCCCCGCGGTTACAGAGCTTCTGAAAGTGCCCGGCCTCGGGCCGAAGCGGGTCCGGCATCTTTATCACGACCTGGATGTCCAGACTGTCGAGCAGCTCTACGGCGCGGCGCGTGAGGGACGCATTCGTGCACTATCTGGTTTTGGCGAGAAAACCGAGCTCAACATCCTCCAGGCGATCGAGGCGCATACCGATCAGAAAGGGCGTTTCAAGCTGGCGGTGGCGGCGCAATACGCCGAGCCGCTGCGCGCGTTTCTGGCAGACGTTCCCGGAGTCAAGGAAGCAATCGTCGCCGGCAGCTACCGGCGCATGCGCGAAACGGTTGGGGATCTCGATATCGTTGTCACAGCCGCATCGGGCAGTCCTGTCATGGAGCGCTTCACCGGGTACGAGGAGGTTGCAGAAATACTTGCTGCCGGAAGCACTCGCGCCAGCGTGGTCCTGAAATGCGGCTTGCAGGTGGACCTGCGCGTGGTTGCGGACGAAAGCTACGGCGCTGCCCTGCACTATTTTACCGGATCAAAAGCCCATAATGTTGCGGTACGGTATATCGCCCAGAAAAAAGGGTTGAAAGTCAACGAATACGGCGTGTTCCGGGGTAAAAACCGCATCGCGGGCGAGACCGAGGAATCGGTCTATCGTGCCGCCGGACTATCCTTTATTCCACCCGAGTTGCGCGAGAACAGGGGTGAAATAGACGTGGCACGAACCCGGAAATTGCCACGCCTAGTCGAGCTGTGCGACTTGCGGGGGGATCTGCATACTCACACAAAAGCTACGGACGGTCATAACACCTTGCGCGAAATGGCACTGGCCGGCAAATCGCATGGCCTGGAATACATTGCCGTCACGGATCATTCACGCGGACTGAGAGTCACCCGCGGCCTCGATCCTCTCCGGCTGAAGCGCCAGTGCGATGAGATCGACGCGCTGAATGAAGAACTGGAAGGAATTACCCTGCTCAAGGGAATCGAGGTGGACATTCTGGAGGATGGCACCCTGGATCTGCCGGATCACGTTCTGGCGCAACTCGATCTGGTCGTAGGGGCAGTCCACAGCAAGTTCGAGCTTCCGCGGGCGAGGCAGACCGAGCGGATACTGCGCGCAATGGAACATCCCCATTTCACCGTTCTTGCGCATCCCAACGGTCGCCTCATCCCGCAGCGCCCGCCTTATGATATCGATATGCCCCGCATTATCCGTGAAGCAGGACGCCGCGGATGCTTCCTCGAACTCAATGCCCAGCCCGAGCGGCTGGATTTGTTCGATATCTACTGCCAGATGGCCAAGGAGGAAGGGGTGCTGGTCAGCATCAATTCCGACGCCCACAGCACTTTTGATTTCGCGAACCTGCGCTTTGGTATCGGTCAGGCAAGGCGGGGCTGGCTGGAAAAACAGGATGTGCTCAACACCCGCTCTCTCGAGGAATTACGAATACTCATTGCCCGCACGATGCAGCGCCCCAACACCTGCGGCCCGTACAAACGGCAAACCAAGCCTCAAATCCGGTCAGGTAAAAATGTCCGGTAA
- a CDS encoding universal stress protein has translation MYQRILVPIDGSATSTLALQEVSKLAKQHSSQVELVYVMADIHLMDANSYINYDEMKESLERTARKILAEAQTLMQQAGVAVEVKLLEAGGERIAGVILEEARRWSAELIVIGTHGRSGFSRVLFGSVAEGMVRMAHIPVLLIRGDKSQLREKERAT, from the coding sequence ATGTATCAACGTATCCTGGTTCCAATAGACGGCAGCGCGACCTCCACTCTTGCACTCCAGGAAGTCTCGAAACTTGCAAAGCAGCACAGCAGCCAGGTGGAACTGGTATATGTCATGGCTGATATTCATTTGATGGATGCCAACAGCTACATCAATTACGATGAAATGAAGGAATCCCTGGAGAGAACCGCCAGGAAGATATTGGCGGAGGCGCAAACATTGATGCAACAGGCAGGGGTTGCAGTCGAAGTGAAATTACTGGAAGCGGGTGGCGAGCGCATTGCCGGCGTAATACTCGAAGAAGCAAGGCGCTGGTCGGCCGAGTTGATCGTAATTGGCACACATGGGCGTTCCGGTTTCAGTCGCGTCCTGTTCGGGAGCGTCGCGGAAGGGATGGTGCGCATGGCACATATTCCCGTGCTGCTCATCCGCGGCGACAAAAGCCAGTTGCGTGAAAAGGAGCGCGCGACATAG
- a CDS encoding OprO/OprP family phosphate-selective porin: MKYLKLMLAAVAVMGAGTSSGAFAIDLYVDTKTKHIFAEPGPDREPLGTYERVQGTPSTNALPAPEVERAGQPASGDRNARIKEKAERAQLVGKVESLEERFKESEKQLKLDKNGLQFETADKNFKFKIGGRIHTDYTHSSNDHFFRGGVPVQANDGAELRRGRLEFAGTFFKDWDFKSQVDFADNQVGVKDMFISYRGLDFAKINVGHQKQAFSRELQESSNDLMFMERSLMNVLNAPLVDRAIGVNLSSRGKNWTGQVGLFGESIDANNDSLDESWGTNSRITFAPLDEKTRIVHLGVAGNYRRPSGSGQLFGPSNGVRFRHETSHITNLFPIDSGALGNVEDVKMLGLEASGVYGPLSAGGEYTHSWIGRRNGLDSLSFHGWYGEAAWTLTGESRQYKEGKFHRVEPTRNFSFSKGGWGAWELAARIAGVDLNDGAFRAGEMKNFTAALNWYVNSNLRFMFNYDRILEIKDSPLVTASGGKPDDLNTFMFRSQIAF, translated from the coding sequence TTGAAATATTTGAAACTTATGTTGGCAGCGGTCGCTGTCATGGGAGCAGGCACATCATCCGGGGCTTTTGCGATTGATCTTTATGTTGATACCAAAACCAAGCATATATTTGCAGAGCCTGGACCTGACCGAGAACCCCTGGGTACCTATGAAAGAGTCCAAGGTACTCCATCAACAAACGCATTGCCTGCACCGGAGGTAGAGAGAGCTGGTCAGCCAGCGTCCGGCGACAGAAATGCGAGAATAAAAGAAAAAGCGGAACGTGCGCAGCTCGTTGGCAAGGTTGAGTCCCTTGAGGAACGTTTCAAGGAAAGCGAAAAGCAACTGAAGCTGGATAAAAACGGCTTGCAATTTGAAACAGCAGACAAGAACTTCAAGTTCAAGATCGGTGGCCGGATTCATACGGATTACACGCACAGTAGTAATGATCATTTTTTTAGAGGCGGGGTTCCGGTTCAAGCCAATGATGGCGCAGAGCTGCGCCGGGGGCGACTGGAGTTTGCAGGCACTTTCTTTAAAGATTGGGATTTCAAGAGTCAGGTCGACTTCGCTGATAACCAAGTCGGCGTCAAGGACATGTTTATCTCATATAGAGGGCTGGATTTCGCAAAGATCAACGTCGGCCATCAGAAACAGGCTTTCAGCCGCGAGCTGCAGGAAAGCTCCAACGATCTCATGTTTATGGAAAGATCGTTAATGAATGTGCTCAATGCACCCCTCGTAGACCGCGCTATCGGTGTAAACCTGTCAAGTAGAGGTAAGAACTGGACCGGACAGGTCGGTCTTTTTGGGGAGTCAATCGACGCTAATAACGACAGTCTGGATGAAAGTTGGGGAACCAATTCGCGCATCACTTTTGCACCCCTTGACGAAAAGACAAGGATTGTCCATTTGGGTGTGGCAGGAAATTATCGCAGACCGAGTGGCAGCGGCCAGCTATTTGGCCCCTCAAATGGCGTGAGATTCAGGCACGAAACCTCCCATATAACCAACCTCTTTCCGATTGATTCGGGTGCCTTGGGAAATGTCGAGGACGTCAAGATGCTGGGGCTGGAGGCCAGCGGCGTCTATGGACCGTTGAGCGCGGGAGGTGAGTATACCCATAGCTGGATTGGTCGTAGAAACGGCCTGGATTCACTGAGCTTCCATGGATGGTACGGAGAAGCTGCGTGGACGCTTACGGGAGAATCGCGCCAGTACAAAGAAGGAAAGTTTCACAGAGTGGAACCAACCCGGAACTTCAGCTTTTCCAAGGGTGGATGGGGCGCATGGGAACTGGCAGCACGTATCGCCGGGGTAGATCTGAACGACGGCGCTTTCAGGGCAGGCGAGATGAAAAACTTTACTGCTGCCCTGAACTGGTACGTGAACAGCAATCTTCGCTTCATGTTTAATTACGACAGGATATTGGAAATCAAGGATTCACCGCTCGTGACCGCAAGCGGGGGCAAGCCGGATGACCTGAATACTTTCATGTTCCGCAGTCAAATAGCCTTCTGA
- a CDS encoding phosphoribosyltransferase yields the protein MYFENRAAAARKLAEALSEYRGKNPLVLAIPRGAVPMAKIIADELEGELDVVLVRKVRAPGNPEFAIGSVDETGWVYLTSHARDVGADENYIKDEVSAQLETIRQRRAQYTPVRPSIDPAGRIVIVVDDGLATGSTMIAALHALRAKKPEELICAVPVAPPDTVEKVRNNADRVVCLSSPINFYAVAQFYMDFPQITDEEVIAILAVA from the coding sequence ATGTATTTTGAAAATCGCGCGGCAGCAGCCAGGAAGCTTGCGGAAGCGCTTTCAGAATATCGCGGTAAAAATCCGCTGGTCCTGGCTATTCCCAGAGGCGCAGTGCCCATGGCCAAAATTATTGCCGATGAACTGGAAGGTGAACTGGACGTGGTGCTGGTGCGTAAAGTACGGGCGCCAGGCAATCCCGAATTCGCGATTGGGTCCGTCGACGAAACCGGATGGGTTTATCTTACGAGTCACGCCCGTGATGTGGGCGCGGATGAGAACTACATCAAAGACGAAGTTTCCGCACAACTGGAAACGATACGGCAGCGCCGCGCTCAATATACCCCGGTACGGCCGTCCATCGATCCCGCCGGACGGATAGTGATCGTAGTCGATGATGGGCTGGCTACCGGTTCAACCATGATAGCCGCATTGCATGCACTCCGGGCGAAGAAACCGGAGGAATTGATCTGCGCGGTACCCGTGGCACCGCCCGATACGGTGGAAAAAGTGCGCAACAATGCTGACCGCGTAGTATGTCTTTCCAGTCCCATCAACTTCTACGCTGTAGCGCAGTTTTACATGGATTTTCCGCAGATAACGGATGAAGAGGTTATCGCCATCCTTGCAGTTGCCTGA
- a CDS encoding HPF/RaiA family ribosome-associated protein: protein MKLQLQITTRDIPHSDALESHIRQKAEKLETFYPQIMGCRIVVEVPHKHKHQGNLFNVRLDITVPGKELVVTREPNEDVYVALRDAFDAAKRQLEDYGRRQRGEVKAHAPVLHGKVVRLMPEEGYGFVETSSGQELYFHRENLANNNFEQLEEGSEVQFLEDIGSEGFQAKRVSTGKRQVEEPEEAEPRLTGSAD, encoded by the coding sequence ATGAAATTGCAACTTCAGATCACCACACGCGATATTCCCCATTCTGACGCACTGGAAAGCCATATTCGGCAAAAAGCGGAAAAGCTCGAGACTTTTTATCCCCAGATCATGGGGTGCAGGATAGTCGTCGAGGTTCCTCACAAACACAAACACCAGGGCAACCTGTTCAATGTGCGGCTGGACATCACAGTGCCGGGAAAGGAGCTTGTGGTGACCCGTGAACCGAACGAGGATGTGTACGTTGCGCTGCGCGATGCATTCGACGCCGCAAAGCGTCAGCTCGAAGACTACGGACGGCGCCAGCGCGGTGAAGTCAAGGCGCATGCTCCCGTCCTGCATGGAAAGGTGGTACGGCTGATGCCGGAGGAAGGCTATGGTTTCGTCGAAACTTCGAGTGGACAGGAGTTGTACTTTCATCGCGAAAATCTTGCCAACAATAACTTTGAGCAATTGGAAGAAGGAAGCGAGGTGCAGTTCCTCGAAGATATCGGCAGTGAAGGTTTTCAGGCAAAGCGCGTCAGTACAGGCAAGCGTCAGGTAGAAGAACCCGAAGAAGCAGAGCCGCGCTTGACAGGTTCGGCGGATTAG
- a CDS encoding MFS transporter — translation MKAGPGRRILARLLIPAEAAETAFPLLAARALRAFGDGYVAVLLPAYLLALGFDQLDVGFLTTATLAGSALAILGIGMVGYRWTVRRLLLSAALLMAVTGLGLASISSFWPLFVVAFVGTLNPGSGDVSMFLPLEHAHLAQAARGNARTALFARYSLIGSLSTAIGALAAAIPSWLVPWSGLSLIDCLRIMFLLYGLLGGVVWLLYRTLPTVEVEAAPLPQPLGPSLSIVFKLAMLFSIDAFAGGLLGNSLLTLWLFERFGLSLGQAGTFFFCAGLLSAGSQLAAPVIARKIGLLNTMVFTHIPASMCLIFAAIAPDLEAALALLFVRSALSQMDVPTRTAYVMAVVTPAERVAAASFTAVSRSLASIASPTLTGALLASGLLSAPLIACGALKMVYDLALLISFRHLNVPLE, via the coding sequence GTGAAAGCGGGCCCGGGGCGCAGGATACTTGCCCGTTTACTTATCCCTGCGGAGGCAGCTGAAACCGCTTTCCCGTTACTGGCAGCCCGCGCATTGCGCGCTTTTGGCGATGGCTATGTTGCTGTGCTTTTGCCCGCTTATCTACTGGCGTTGGGATTTGACCAACTGGACGTAGGCTTTTTAACTACGGCAACGTTAGCCGGTTCAGCTTTGGCGATTCTTGGGATTGGTATGGTTGGCTACAGATGGACAGTTCGTCGACTGCTGCTATCCGCCGCCTTGTTAATGGCAGTTACCGGCCTTGGCCTTGCGAGCATCTCGTCGTTTTGGCCACTGTTTGTTGTCGCATTCGTAGGAACGCTTAATCCTGGTTCGGGCGATGTAAGCATGTTTTTGCCACTGGAGCATGCCCACCTGGCACAAGCAGCTCGCGGCAATGCACGGACCGCGCTGTTCGCCCGTTATTCGCTTATTGGCTCCCTGAGCACTGCTATTGGGGCTTTAGCTGCTGCCATCCCCTCCTGGCTTGTGCCATGGTCCGGTCTTTCATTAATTGATTGCCTGCGCATAATGTTCTTGCTGTATGGCCTGCTCGGCGGGGTAGTCTGGCTGCTGTATCGAACTCTGCCGACGGTCGAGGTCGAGGCGGCTCCACTACCGCAGCCGTTGGGCCCCTCACTCAGCATTGTGTTCAAGCTTGCCATGTTATTCAGCATTGACGCGTTTGCCGGGGGGCTGTTGGGGAATTCCCTGCTGACGCTCTGGCTCTTTGAGCGGTTTGGACTGTCGCTCGGACAGGCCGGAACATTCTTCTTCTGCGCCGGACTCTTATCGGCCGGATCCCAGCTTGCTGCACCGGTCATCGCACGTAAGATCGGGCTGCTAAACACCATGGTCTTCACTCACATTCCTGCTAGCATGTGTCTCATTTTTGCTGCAATTGCCCCAGATCTCGAGGCCGCGCTCGCCCTGCTGTTTGTACGCAGCGCATTATCGCAGATGGATGTGCCGACACGTACTGCTTACGTAATGGCTGTGGTCACCCCGGCAGAGCGCGTTGCCGCTGCAAGCTTCACTGCCGTGTCCCGCAGCCTTGCTTCGATCGCGAGTCCGACCTTGACCGGTGCCTTGCTGGCCAGCGGACTGCTGAGCGCGCCGCTGATTGCTTGTGGAGCTTTGAAGATGGTCTATGATTTGGCCTTGCTAATATCCTTCAGGCACCTGAATGTTCCGTTGGAGTGA
- a CDS encoding RtcB family protein, which produces MNLERLRQLQPCLWTLPRAPGEERAQVLLYGSAPLLVSMDDKVLEQIANVASLPGLVGAAMTMPDAHWGYGFPIGGVAAFDAEQGGVISAGGVGFDISCGIRCLRSNLNLEDAVEHFPQLGKALFRAIPAGVGEEGEIKLNPEQLDQVMHGGAHWAVQQGYGTPADLDYVEEQGRVAGAIPENVSELAKKRQRGEMGTLGSGNHYLEVQVVDRIFDPGVALALGLHEGQILISIHCGSRGLGHQIGTDYLVLLAKAASRSGIHLPDRELACAPVKSPEGQQYIGAMNAAINCALANRQILTHLTRSVFTEIYPQAELETLFDVSHNTCKAETHQIDGESRLLYVHRKGATRAFGPGHPMLPERYRQVGQPVVIGGSMGTGSYILVGDSENPAFASSSHGAGRAMSRHQALARWKGRALVDELAQQGILIHTRSMRGVAEEAPGAYKDVDLVAEATEEAGLARRVAFLRPKVCVKG; this is translated from the coding sequence ATGAATCTGGAGCGCCTACGTCAACTGCAACCCTGCCTGTGGACATTGCCGCGCGCACCGGGCGAAGAACGCGCGCAGGTCCTCCTGTATGGCAGCGCGCCCTTGCTCGTCAGCATGGACGACAAGGTACTCGAGCAGATCGCCAACGTTGCTTCCCTGCCGGGGCTGGTTGGAGCGGCAATGACCATGCCGGATGCGCATTGGGGATATGGTTTTCCCATAGGGGGTGTTGCTGCTTTCGATGCTGAGCAGGGGGGGGTGATTTCCGCAGGCGGGGTCGGCTTCGATATTTCGTGCGGCATACGCTGTCTGCGCAGCAATCTGAATCTGGAGGATGCGGTAGAGCATTTTCCCCAGCTCGGAAAAGCCTTGTTCCGCGCTATCCCTGCTGGAGTGGGCGAGGAGGGCGAGATCAAGCTGAACCCGGAGCAGCTCGACCAGGTGATGCACGGCGGTGCACACTGGGCGGTACAGCAAGGCTACGGCACTCCAGCAGATCTGGATTATGTTGAAGAACAGGGGCGGGTAGCAGGAGCGATCCCGGAAAACGTATCCGAACTTGCCAAAAAGCGCCAGCGCGGCGAGATGGGCACGCTCGGCTCAGGCAATCATTACCTGGAAGTACAGGTGGTGGACCGCATCTTCGATCCTGGCGTCGCGCTGGCGCTTGGCCTGCATGAAGGACAAATCCTGATTTCGATACATTGCGGTTCGCGTGGGCTGGGGCACCAGATCGGTACCGATTATCTGGTGCTATTGGCAAAAGCAGCCAGCCGCTCGGGCATTCATTTACCCGATCGTGAACTCGCTTGCGCGCCTGTCAAATCCCCCGAAGGCCAGCAATATATCGGCGCGATGAATGCTGCGATCAATTGCGCGCTTGCCAACCGGCAAATCCTGACGCATCTTACGCGCTCCGTATTTACGGAAATTTATCCCCAGGCCGAGCTTGAAACCTTGTTTGATGTTTCGCACAATACCTGCAAGGCCGAAACCCATCAGATCGACGGTGAATCGAGGTTGCTGTATGTGCACCGCAAGGGCGCTACACGCGCATTCGGCCCGGGCCACCCCATGCTGCCGGAACGCTACCGCCAGGTAGGACAACCCGTCGTTATCGGTGGAAGCATGGGAACAGGCTCCTACATTCTCGTTGGTGACAGCGAAAATCCCGCCTTCGCTTCTTCAAGCCACGGTGCAGGCCGGGCCATGAGCCGGCACCAGGCACTCGCGCGATGGAAAGGACGTGCGCTGGTGGACGAGTTGGCGCAACAAGGTATTCTGATCCATACCCGCTCCATGCGAGGTGTGGCGGAAGAAGCCCCGGGCGCCTATAAGGATGTCGATCTGGTGGCGGAGGCCACGGAAGAAGCCGGGCTCGCCCGGCGCGTCGCGTTTCTCCGACCCAAAGTCTGCGTTAAGGGTTAA
- a CDS encoding PstS family phosphate ABC transporter substrate-binding protein, producing MLKLLRIEIVVVVLGALLGAVSPVYAEPVIKIDGSSTVFPITEAVAEDFQIAKKGAAKVTVGISGTGGGFKKFCRGEIDIANASRPILKKEMDACKAAGVQYVEMPVAYDALTVVANPRNDWVKVITVADLKKIWEPDAQGKITSWKQINPAWPDEPIKLYGPGADSGTFDYFTEAIVGKAKSSRGDFTASEDDNVLVQGVASDKNALGYFGFAYYNENQKKLRALAVDGGKGGIIPSVETVEDGSYQPLSRPIFIYISIKATEKPEVREFIEFYMKNASPLVKEVKYFPLPAQAYTTNLEHLNKKKLGTVFNGQPEVGVQIEELLKREASL from the coding sequence ATGCTGAAATTGCTGCGTATTGAGATAGTAGTAGTGGTATTGGGCGCACTGCTTGGTGCTGTCAGTCCTGTGTATGCTGAGCCGGTTATAAAAATTGACGGTTCCAGCACTGTTTTCCCCATTACCGAAGCGGTGGCTGAAGATTTTCAAATAGCCAAGAAGGGTGCCGCTAAAGTCACAGTTGGTATTTCAGGCACGGGAGGAGGCTTCAAGAAATTTTGCCGCGGTGAGATAGACATCGCTAATGCTTCGCGTCCTATCCTGAAAAAAGAAATGGACGCATGTAAAGCTGCCGGGGTGCAATACGTTGAAATGCCAGTAGCGTACGATGCATTGACGGTCGTGGCAAACCCTAGAAATGATTGGGTTAAAGTCATTACCGTTGCAGATTTGAAGAAGATTTGGGAACCCGACGCCCAAGGGAAAATAACCAGTTGGAAGCAGATAAACCCGGCATGGCCGGATGAACCGATAAAACTTTACGGCCCGGGAGCAGATTCCGGCACCTTTGATTACTTTACGGAAGCCATTGTTGGAAAGGCCAAGTCGAGTCGGGGGGATTTCACCGCTTCCGAAGACGACAACGTGCTGGTACAGGGGGTAGCAAGCGATAAAAACGCACTCGGGTATTTTGGCTTTGCTTACTACAACGAAAATCAGAAAAAGCTTAGGGCGCTCGCTGTTGATGGAGGCAAAGGCGGTATTATCCCATCGGTTGAAACGGTGGAGGATGGAAGCTACCAACCATTGTCTCGCCCCATTTTCATTTACATCAGCATCAAGGCGACGGAAAAACCCGAGGTGAGGGAATTTATTGAATTCTATATGAAAAATGCATCGCCTCTGGTAAAGGAAGTCAAATACTTTCCGCTGCCGGCTCAAGCTTACACCACTAACCTGGAACACCTGAACAAGAAGAAGCTTGGCACAGTTTTTAACGGCCAGCCGGAGGTGGGAGTTCAGATCGAAGAATTGCTCAAGCGTGAGGCCAGTCTTTGA
- a CDS encoding archease, with product MEKQRGNSGEAARVRLSDGSKDNVCMPSQTSSYFEHDADIGIIGRGDTLEQAFETAAQAVFGIVTPLDKVQPQTSVKIEFEESDHELALVTWLNLLLGKARELGMVFSRFHVQRRENVWSTEALGEKWREVMERGVEVKGATLTMLSVKQTGAMWEVRCIVDV from the coding sequence ATGGAAAAGCAAAGGGGAAATTCTGGAGAGGCCGCCCGGGTTAGACTGAGTGATGGATCAAAGGATAATGTGTGCATGCCAAGCCAGACTTCATCCTACTTCGAGCATGATGCGGACATCGGCATCATCGGACGTGGCGATACGCTGGAGCAGGCATTCGAGACAGCCGCTCAAGCAGTGTTCGGCATAGTCACGCCCCTGGATAAGGTGCAGCCGCAGACTTCGGTCAAGATAGAGTTCGAAGAATCAGATCACGAACTGGCGCTGGTGACATGGTTGAATCTGTTGCTGGGAAAGGCGCGTGAACTCGGCATGGTTTTCAGCCGCTTCCATGTGCAGCGCCGGGAAAACGTGTGGTCCACCGAAGCTCTCGGTGAAAAATGGCGCGAAGTAATGGAGCGTGGAGTAGAAGTCAAAGGTGCGACGCTGACCATGCTTTCTGTCAAACAAACCGGAGCAATGTGGGAAGTGCGGTGCATAGTGGATGTGTGA